One window from the genome of Anguilla rostrata isolate EN2019 chromosome 5, ASM1855537v3, whole genome shotgun sequence encodes:
- the LOC135255474 gene encoding inositol hexakisphosphate and diphosphoinositol-pentakisphosphate kinase 2-like isoform X3, with amino-acid sequence MSEPSSPGESQRGAPRFFVGCEDDESESLDDCSMRTDMELYEDDEEADSPPERQIVVGICSMMKKSKSKPMTQILERLCKFEYITVVIFPEDVILNEPVDNWPLCDCLISFHSKGFPLDKAVSYAKLRNPLLINDLNMQYFIQDRREVYRILQEEGIDLPRYAILNRDPDKPDECNLVEGEDHVEVNGEVFQKPFVEKPVCAEDHNVYIYYPTSAGGGSQRLFRKIGSRSSVYSPESNVRKTGSYIYEEFMPTDGTDVKVYTVGPDYAHAEARKSPALDGKVERDSEGKEIRYPVMLTAMEKLVARKVCLAFKQTVCGFDLLRANGHSFVCDVNGFSFVKNSMKYYDDCAKILGNIVMRELAPQFHIPWSIPTEAEDIPIVPTTSGTMMELRCVIAIIRHGDRTPKQKMKMEVRNPMFFELFEKYGGYKTGKLKLKKPKQLQEVLDIARQLLADLGQHNDCEIEEKKSKLEQLKTVLEMYGHFSGINRKVQITYLPHGQPKTSSEEEDSRKDGPSLLLVLKWGGELTPAGRVQAEELGRAFRCMYPGGQDGSCRALGCQSPNGCGDYAGFPGCGLLRLHSTYRHDLKIYASDEGRVQMTAAAFAKGLLALEGELTPILVQMVKSANMNGLLDSDSDSLTGCQHRVKARLHEIMQKDEDFTEQDFDKLAPTDSPSVVNSMKMVVNPVKTCDLVYALIQSLTSQIRKRLEDPKSADLQLYHSETLELMLQRWSKLERDFRMKSGRYDISKIPDIYDCVKYDVQHNASLGLEDTLELFRLSRALADIVIPQEYGINKVEKLDIAYAYCLPLVRKIQMDLQRTHEDESVNKLHPLYSRGVMSPGRHVRTRLYFTSESHVHSLLSIFRYGGLLDEEKDQQWRRAMDYLGAVTELNYMTQIVIMLYEDNNKDPTSEERFHVELHFSPGVKGCDEEENAPLGFGFRPASAENEQKQTDPGSLEDLSRDEPDRAAPLSEPISIQRRSPLIRNRKTGSMEVLSETSSSKAAGYRLFPSCSRQSPEMKQSGLGSQCAGLFSTTVLGGSSSAPNLQDYARTHRKKFSSGSLSYKDEPLEEHHVAQLLRRSSTDLAMRYPLFLDTALAHHLHQCSYHLRLFRNWLISGQDTIECLYGFEGCSMVPSIYPLETLHNSLSLKQVDEFLTAVCESCGESHSRTSRALSAIFDSHSQPSVDAYIPQRVLSSSVSLRQRGERPPWYSSGPSSTVSSAGPSSPTTADTSPRFSFSDKTPLTPQSSEEAHPGPQGSAPAASPPPDASPTAASPVAPPQPGNRPADGAEPPVREPEAGSEPERGPAGAFGGPGESPPCSPLAELSLDRLEPCCGPPGPLPVLLELRESGSEAGSSTQTPLTPEEPDEFFDTQETVDMWTDIPPNLPHPGTPLEVGAANASEP; translated from the exons ATGTCAGAGCCCAGCAGCCCCGGTGAGAGCCAGCGTGGCGCTCCCAGATTCTTCGTGGGCTGCGAGGACGATGAGAGCGAGAGCCTGGACGACTGCAGCATGAGGACAGACATGGAGCTTTACGAGGACGACGAGGAGGCCGACTCG CCCCCAGAGCGGCAGATCGTGGTGGGGATCTGCTCCATGATGAAGAAGTCCAAGTCCAAGCCCATGACGCAGATCCTGGAGCGGCTCTGCAAGTTTGAGTACATCACCGTCGTCATCTTCCCCGAGGACGTCATACTCAACGAGCCTGTGGACAACTGGCCCCTCTGTGACTGCCTCATCTCCTTCCACTCCAAAG gATTTCCTTTGGACAAGGCAGTGAGTTATGCCAAACTCAGAAACCCACTTCTCATCAATGACCTGAACATGCAGTACTTCATACAGGACAG GAGGGAGGTGTATCGCATCTTGCAGGAAGAAGGGATCGATTTGCCGCGGTACGCCATATTAAACCGGGACCCAGACAAACCAGACG AATGCAACCTGGTGGAAGGCGAGGACCACGTGGAGGTGAATGGGGAGGTCTTCCAGAAGCCCTTTGTGGAAAAGCCGGTCTGCGCCGAAGACCACAACGTCTACATATACTACCCTACCTCGGCTGGCGGGGGCAGCCAACGCCTCTTCCGAAAG ATCGGGAGCCGCAGCAGTGTGTACTCCCCAGAGAGCAATGTGCGGAAGACGGGCTCCTACATCTATGAGGAGTTCATGCCCACAGATGGCACTGACGTGAAG GTGTACACGGTGGGGCCTGACTACGCCCACGCAGAGGCCCGCAAGTCCCCCGCCCTGGACGGGAAGGTGGAGCGAGACAGCGAGGGCAAAGAGATCCGCTACCCCGTGATGCTCACCGCCATGGAGAAGCTCGTGGCTCGCAAGGTGTGCCTGGCGTTCAAG CAAACGGTGTGCGGCTTTGACCTCCTCCGAGCAAATGGACACTCCTTCGTCTGCGACGTCAATGGCTTCAGCTTTGTGAAGAACTCCATGAAGTACTACGATGACTGTGCCAAAATCCTGGG GAATATAGTGATGCGGGAGCTGGCTCCCCAGTTCCACATCCCGTGGTCCATCCCCACTGAAGCAGAGGATATTCCTATTGTCCCAACCACATCTGGAACTAT GATGGAGCTGCGCTGCGTCATCGCTATAATCCGACACGGGGATCGAACCcccaaacagaaaatgaagatGGAAGTGAGGAACCCAAT GTTCTTTGAGCTCTTTGAGAAATATGGAGGCTACAAGACAgggaagctgaagctgaagaagcCGAAGCAGTTACAG GAGGTGCTGGACATTGCCCGGCAGCTGTTGGCAGATCTGGGACAGCACAATGACTGCGAGATCGAAGAGAAGAAGTCCAAACTGGAGCAGCTGAAAACTGTTCTAGAGAT GTATGGCCATTTCTCTGGAATTAACAGGAAGGTGCAGATCACATACTTGCCTCATGGCCAACCCAAAACATCTAGTGAGGAGGAAG ACTCCCGAAAGGATGGGCCGtccctgctgctggtgctgaagTGGGGCGGGGAGCTGACCCCCGCGGGCAGGGTCCAGGCCGAGGAGCTGGGCCGGGCCTTCCGCTGCATGTACCCCGGAGGACAAG ATGGTAGCTGCAGGGCCCTGGGCTGCCAGTCCCCTAATGGCTGTG GCGACTACGCTGGGTTCCCTGGCTGCGGCCTGCTGCGTCTCCACAGCACCTACAGGCACGACCTCAAGATCTACGCCTCCGACGAAGGCCGAGTGCAGATGACCGCCGCGGCGTTCGCCAAG gggcTGCTGGCGCTGGAGGGCGAGCTGACGCCCATCCTGGTGCAGATGGTGAAGAGCGCCAACATGAACGGGCTGCTGGACAGCGACAGCGACTCGCTGACCGGCTGCCAGCACCGCGTCAAAGCCCGGCTCCACGAGATCATGCAGAAGGACGAGGACTTCACCGAGCAAGACTTCGACAAG CTGGCTCCAACAGACAGTCCATCCGTGGTCAACTCTATGAAGATGGTGGTGAATCCAGTGAAGACGTGTGACCTGGTttacgcccttatccagagtcTTACCTCCCAGATCCGCAAGAGGCTTGAGGACCCCAAATCCGCAG ACCTGCAGCTCTATCACAGCGAGACCCTGGAGCTCATGCTCCAGCGCTGGTCCAAACTGGAGCGGGACTTCCGCATGAAGAGCGGGCGCTACGACATCAGCAAGATCCCCGACATCTACGACTGCGTCAAGTACGACGTGCAGCACAACGCCTCCCTGGGCCTGGAGGACACGCTGGAGCTCTTTCGGCTGTCCCGGGCGCTGGCCGATATCGTCATACCGCAG GAGTACGGCATTAACAAGGTGGAGAAGCTGGACATCGCCTACGCTTACTGCCTCCCACTGGTGCGGAAAATCCAGATGGACCTACAGAGGACGCACGAGGACGAGTCGGTCAACAAACTGCACCCTCT GTACTCCCGAGGAGTGATGTCACCAGGACGCCACGTGAGAACCAGGCTCTATTTCACCAGCGAAAGCCACGTCCACTCCCTGCTCAGCATCTTCCGCTACGGAGGCCTGCTCGAT gaAGAGAAAGACCAGCAGTGGAGGCGTGCCATGGATTACCTGGGTGCCGTGACTGAGCTCAACTACATGACCCAGATTGTAATCATGCTGTATGAAGACAACAACAAG GATCCCACCTCAGAGGAGCGCTTCCACGTGGAGCTGCACTTCAGCCCCGGGGTGAAGGGCTGTGACGAAGAGGAGAACGCGCCCCTGGGCTTTGGCTTCCGCCCGGCCTCCGCTGAG AACGAGCAGAAGCAGACGGATCCGGGCAGCCTGGAGGACCTGTCCCGAGACGAACCGGATCGAGCCGCGCCGCtctctgagccaatcagcatccagagGAGGTCCCCGCTCATACGCAATCGCAAGACAGGCTCCATGGAG GTCCTCTCTGAAACGTCCTCCTCCAAGGCTGCGGGCTACCGGCTCTTCCCCTCCTGCTCTCGTCAGTCCCCGGAGATGAAGCAGAGTGGATTAG GGTCTCAGTGTGCAGGACTCTTCAGTACCACCGTCCTAGGGGGGTCCTCTAGCGCCCCCAACCTGCAGGACTACGCTCGTACACACCGCAAAAAATTCTCCTCTGGCAGTCTGTCCTATAAAGACG AGCCCCTGGAGGAGCACCATGTGGCCCAGCTGCTGAGGCGGTCCTCCACTGACCTGGCTATGCGGTACCCGCTCTTTCTGGACACTGCGCTGGCCCACCACCTGCACCAGTGCTCCTACCACCTGCGCCTCTTCCGCAACTGGTTAATCTCCGGCCAGGACACCATAGAGTGCCTCTACG GGTTTGAGGGCTGCTCCATGGTGCCCTCCATCTACCCGCTGGAGACGCTGCACAACTCGCTGTCGCTCAAGCAGGTGGACGAGTTCCTGACGGCCGTGTGCGAGAGCTGTGGCGAATCGCACTCCCGAACCAGCAGAG CCCTCTCCGCCATTTTCGACTCTCACAGCCAGCCATCCGTGGACGCCTACATCCCGCAGAGGGTCCTGTCGTCCTCGGTGTCCCTGCGGCAGCGCGGGGAGCGCCCCCCCTGGT ACAGCAGCGGTCCGTCCAGCACGGTGTCCAGCGCCGGGCCGTCCTCGCCCACCACCGCCGACACGTCTCCGCGCTTCAGCTTCAGCGACAAGACGCCGCTCACCCCCCAGAGCAGCGAGGAGGCGCACCCGGGGCCGcagggctccgcccccgccgccaGCCCGCCCCCCGACGCCAGCCCCACCGCCGCCTCGCCAGTCGCGCCCCCGCAGCCCGGCAACCGGCCGGCCGACGGCGCGGAGCCTCCCGTCCGCGAGCCAGAGGCGGGGAGCGAACCCGAGCGGGGCCCCGCGGGGGCCTTCGGCGGCCCGGGAGAGAGCCCGCCCTGCTCCCCGCTGGCCGAGCTGTCCCTGGACAGGCTGGAGCCCTGCTGcggccccccggggcccctccCCGTGCTGCTGGAGCTCAGGGAGAGCGGGTCGGAGGCGGGCTCCAGCACGCAGACGCCCCTCACCCCGGAGGAGCCCGACGAGTTCTTCGACACGCAGGAGACGGTGGACATGTGGACAGACATCCCCCCGAACCTGCCCCACCCGGGAACCCCGCTGGAGGTGGGAGCGGCCAATGCGTCTGAGCCGTAG
- the LOC135255474 gene encoding inositol hexakisphosphate and diphosphoinositol-pentakisphosphate kinase 2-like isoform X2, giving the protein MSEPSSPGESQRGAPRFFVGCEDDESESLDDCSMRTDMELYEDDEEADSPPERQIVVGICSMMKKSKSKPMTQILERLCKFEYITVVIFPEDVILNEPVDNWPLCDCLISFHSKGFPLDKAVSYAKLRNPLLINDLNMQYFIQDRREVYRILQEEGIDLPRYAILNRDPDKPDECNLVEGEDHVEVNGEVFQKPFVEKPVCAEDHNVYIYYPTSAGGGSQRLFRKIGSRSSVYSPESNVRKTGSYIYEEFMPTDGTDVKVYTVGPDYAHAEARKSPALDGKVERDSEGKEIRYPVMLTAMEKLVARKVCLAFKQTVCGFDLLRANGHSFVCDVNGFSFVKNSMKYYDDCAKILGNIVMRELAPQFHIPWSIPTEAEDIPIVPTTSGTMMELRCVIAIIRHGDRTPKQKMKMEVRNPMFFELFEKYGGYKTGKLKLKKPKQLQEVLDIARQLLADLGQHNDCEIEEKKSKLEQLKTVLEMYGHFSGINRKVQITYLPHGQPKTSSEEEDSRKDGPSLLLVLKWGGELTPAGRVQAEELGRAFRCMYPGGQGDYAGFPGCGLLRLHSTYRHDLKIYASDEGRVQMTAAAFAKGLLALEGELTPILVQMVKSANMNGLLDSDSDSLTGCQHRVKARLHEIMQKDEDFTEQDFDKLAPTDSPSVVNSMKMVVNPVKTCDLVYALIQSLTSQIRKRLEDPKSADLQLYHSETLELMLQRWSKLERDFRMKSGRYDISKIPDIYDCVKYDVQHNASLGLEDTLELFRLSRALADIVIPQEYGINKVEKLDIAYAYCLPLVRKIQMDLQRTHEDESVNKLHPLYSRGVMSPGRHVRTRLYFTSESHVHSLLSIFRYGGLLDEEKDQQWRRAMDYLGAVTELNYMTQIVIMLYEDNNKDPTSEERFHVELHFSPGVKGCDEEENAPLGFGFRPASAENEQKQTDPGSLEDLSRDEPDRAAPLSEPISIQRRSPLIRNRKTGSMEVLSETSSSKAAGYRLFPSCSRQSPEMKQSGLGSQCAGLFSTTVLGGSSSAPNLQDYARTHRKKFSSGSLSYKDELLSMPAVKRFSVSFAKHPTNEPLEEHHVAQLLRRSSTDLAMRYPLFLDTALAHHLHQCSYHLRLFRNWLISGQDTIECLYGFEGCSMVPSIYPLETLHNSLSLKQVDEFLTAVCESCGESHSRTSRALSAIFDSHSQPSVDAYIPQRVLSSSVSLRQRGERPPWYSSGPSSTVSSAGPSSPTTADTSPRFSFSDKTPLTPQSSEEAHPGPQGSAPAASPPPDASPTAASPVAPPQPGNRPADGAEPPVREPEAGSEPERGPAGAFGGPGESPPCSPLAELSLDRLEPCCGPPGPLPVLLELRESGSEAGSSTQTPLTPEEPDEFFDTQETVDMWTDIPPNLPHPGTPLEVGAANASEP; this is encoded by the exons ATGTCAGAGCCCAGCAGCCCCGGTGAGAGCCAGCGTGGCGCTCCCAGATTCTTCGTGGGCTGCGAGGACGATGAGAGCGAGAGCCTGGACGACTGCAGCATGAGGACAGACATGGAGCTTTACGAGGACGACGAGGAGGCCGACTCG CCCCCAGAGCGGCAGATCGTGGTGGGGATCTGCTCCATGATGAAGAAGTCCAAGTCCAAGCCCATGACGCAGATCCTGGAGCGGCTCTGCAAGTTTGAGTACATCACCGTCGTCATCTTCCCCGAGGACGTCATACTCAACGAGCCTGTGGACAACTGGCCCCTCTGTGACTGCCTCATCTCCTTCCACTCCAAAG gATTTCCTTTGGACAAGGCAGTGAGTTATGCCAAACTCAGAAACCCACTTCTCATCAATGACCTGAACATGCAGTACTTCATACAGGACAG GAGGGAGGTGTATCGCATCTTGCAGGAAGAAGGGATCGATTTGCCGCGGTACGCCATATTAAACCGGGACCCAGACAAACCAGACG AATGCAACCTGGTGGAAGGCGAGGACCACGTGGAGGTGAATGGGGAGGTCTTCCAGAAGCCCTTTGTGGAAAAGCCGGTCTGCGCCGAAGACCACAACGTCTACATATACTACCCTACCTCGGCTGGCGGGGGCAGCCAACGCCTCTTCCGAAAG ATCGGGAGCCGCAGCAGTGTGTACTCCCCAGAGAGCAATGTGCGGAAGACGGGCTCCTACATCTATGAGGAGTTCATGCCCACAGATGGCACTGACGTGAAG GTGTACACGGTGGGGCCTGACTACGCCCACGCAGAGGCCCGCAAGTCCCCCGCCCTGGACGGGAAGGTGGAGCGAGACAGCGAGGGCAAAGAGATCCGCTACCCCGTGATGCTCACCGCCATGGAGAAGCTCGTGGCTCGCAAGGTGTGCCTGGCGTTCAAG CAAACGGTGTGCGGCTTTGACCTCCTCCGAGCAAATGGACACTCCTTCGTCTGCGACGTCAATGGCTTCAGCTTTGTGAAGAACTCCATGAAGTACTACGATGACTGTGCCAAAATCCTGGG GAATATAGTGATGCGGGAGCTGGCTCCCCAGTTCCACATCCCGTGGTCCATCCCCACTGAAGCAGAGGATATTCCTATTGTCCCAACCACATCTGGAACTAT GATGGAGCTGCGCTGCGTCATCGCTATAATCCGACACGGGGATCGAACCcccaaacagaaaatgaagatGGAAGTGAGGAACCCAAT GTTCTTTGAGCTCTTTGAGAAATATGGAGGCTACAAGACAgggaagctgaagctgaagaagcCGAAGCAGTTACAG GAGGTGCTGGACATTGCCCGGCAGCTGTTGGCAGATCTGGGACAGCACAATGACTGCGAGATCGAAGAGAAGAAGTCCAAACTGGAGCAGCTGAAAACTGTTCTAGAGAT GTATGGCCATTTCTCTGGAATTAACAGGAAGGTGCAGATCACATACTTGCCTCATGGCCAACCCAAAACATCTAGTGAGGAGGAAG ACTCCCGAAAGGATGGGCCGtccctgctgctggtgctgaagTGGGGCGGGGAGCTGACCCCCGCGGGCAGGGTCCAGGCCGAGGAGCTGGGCCGGGCCTTCCGCTGCATGTACCCCGGAGGACAAG GCGACTACGCTGGGTTCCCTGGCTGCGGCCTGCTGCGTCTCCACAGCACCTACAGGCACGACCTCAAGATCTACGCCTCCGACGAAGGCCGAGTGCAGATGACCGCCGCGGCGTTCGCCAAG gggcTGCTGGCGCTGGAGGGCGAGCTGACGCCCATCCTGGTGCAGATGGTGAAGAGCGCCAACATGAACGGGCTGCTGGACAGCGACAGCGACTCGCTGACCGGCTGCCAGCACCGCGTCAAAGCCCGGCTCCACGAGATCATGCAGAAGGACGAGGACTTCACCGAGCAAGACTTCGACAAG CTGGCTCCAACAGACAGTCCATCCGTGGTCAACTCTATGAAGATGGTGGTGAATCCAGTGAAGACGTGTGACCTGGTttacgcccttatccagagtcTTACCTCCCAGATCCGCAAGAGGCTTGAGGACCCCAAATCCGCAG ACCTGCAGCTCTATCACAGCGAGACCCTGGAGCTCATGCTCCAGCGCTGGTCCAAACTGGAGCGGGACTTCCGCATGAAGAGCGGGCGCTACGACATCAGCAAGATCCCCGACATCTACGACTGCGTCAAGTACGACGTGCAGCACAACGCCTCCCTGGGCCTGGAGGACACGCTGGAGCTCTTTCGGCTGTCCCGGGCGCTGGCCGATATCGTCATACCGCAG GAGTACGGCATTAACAAGGTGGAGAAGCTGGACATCGCCTACGCTTACTGCCTCCCACTGGTGCGGAAAATCCAGATGGACCTACAGAGGACGCACGAGGACGAGTCGGTCAACAAACTGCACCCTCT GTACTCCCGAGGAGTGATGTCACCAGGACGCCACGTGAGAACCAGGCTCTATTTCACCAGCGAAAGCCACGTCCACTCCCTGCTCAGCATCTTCCGCTACGGAGGCCTGCTCGAT gaAGAGAAAGACCAGCAGTGGAGGCGTGCCATGGATTACCTGGGTGCCGTGACTGAGCTCAACTACATGACCCAGATTGTAATCATGCTGTATGAAGACAACAACAAG GATCCCACCTCAGAGGAGCGCTTCCACGTGGAGCTGCACTTCAGCCCCGGGGTGAAGGGCTGTGACGAAGAGGAGAACGCGCCCCTGGGCTTTGGCTTCCGCCCGGCCTCCGCTGAG AACGAGCAGAAGCAGACGGATCCGGGCAGCCTGGAGGACCTGTCCCGAGACGAACCGGATCGAGCCGCGCCGCtctctgagccaatcagcatccagagGAGGTCCCCGCTCATACGCAATCGCAAGACAGGCTCCATGGAG GTCCTCTCTGAAACGTCCTCCTCCAAGGCTGCGGGCTACCGGCTCTTCCCCTCCTGCTCTCGTCAGTCCCCGGAGATGAAGCAGAGTGGATTAG GGTCTCAGTGTGCAGGACTCTTCAGTACCACCGTCCTAGGGGGGTCCTCTAGCGCCCCCAACCTGCAGGACTACGCTCGTACACACCGCAAAAAATTCTCCTCTGGCAGTCTGTCCTATAAAGACG aGTTGTTGTCTATGCCGGCAGTAAAGCGATTTTCTGTGTCGTTTGCAAAGCATCCGACTAATG AGCCCCTGGAGGAGCACCATGTGGCCCAGCTGCTGAGGCGGTCCTCCACTGACCTGGCTATGCGGTACCCGCTCTTTCTGGACACTGCGCTGGCCCACCACCTGCACCAGTGCTCCTACCACCTGCGCCTCTTCCGCAACTGGTTAATCTCCGGCCAGGACACCATAGAGTGCCTCTACG GGTTTGAGGGCTGCTCCATGGTGCCCTCCATCTACCCGCTGGAGACGCTGCACAACTCGCTGTCGCTCAAGCAGGTGGACGAGTTCCTGACGGCCGTGTGCGAGAGCTGTGGCGAATCGCACTCCCGAACCAGCAGAG CCCTCTCCGCCATTTTCGACTCTCACAGCCAGCCATCCGTGGACGCCTACATCCCGCAGAGGGTCCTGTCGTCCTCGGTGTCCCTGCGGCAGCGCGGGGAGCGCCCCCCCTGGT ACAGCAGCGGTCCGTCCAGCACGGTGTCCAGCGCCGGGCCGTCCTCGCCCACCACCGCCGACACGTCTCCGCGCTTCAGCTTCAGCGACAAGACGCCGCTCACCCCCCAGAGCAGCGAGGAGGCGCACCCGGGGCCGcagggctccgcccccgccgccaGCCCGCCCCCCGACGCCAGCCCCACCGCCGCCTCGCCAGTCGCGCCCCCGCAGCCCGGCAACCGGCCGGCCGACGGCGCGGAGCCTCCCGTCCGCGAGCCAGAGGCGGGGAGCGAACCCGAGCGGGGCCCCGCGGGGGCCTTCGGCGGCCCGGGAGAGAGCCCGCCCTGCTCCCCGCTGGCCGAGCTGTCCCTGGACAGGCTGGAGCCCTGCTGcggccccccggggcccctccCCGTGCTGCTGGAGCTCAGGGAGAGCGGGTCGGAGGCGGGCTCCAGCACGCAGACGCCCCTCACCCCGGAGGAGCCCGACGAGTTCTTCGACACGCAGGAGACGGTGGACATGTGGACAGACATCCCCCCGAACCTGCCCCACCCGGGAACCCCGCTGGAGGTGGGAGCGGCCAATGCGTCTGAGCCGTAG